In the genome of Drosophila yakuba strain Tai18E2 chromosome 3R, Prin_Dyak_Tai18E2_2.1, whole genome shotgun sequence, one region contains:
- the LOC6536321 gene encoding maternal protein pumilio isoform X3, protein MVVLETTTALLGGPYAQGAPALKMVQKRYIGLHHWLGPIRSKELKEHIVGDNVSFGHSKSPETIQQSVQLFRSQNPGLAAVATNAAAAAAAAAAATSAASAAAAVGAPPVPNGSLQQSQQQQQQQQQQQQQQQMHMAAASQQFLAAQQAQNAAYAAQQATPYVINPGQEAAPYMGMIAAAQMPQYYGVAPWGMYPSNLIPQQGTQPRRPLTPSQQGAENQPYQVIPAFLDHTGSLLMGGPRTGTPMRLVSPAPVLVPPGATRAGPPPPQGPQLYQPQPQTAQQNLYSQQNGSSVGGLALNTSSLTGRRDSFDRSTSAFSPSTMDYTSSGVAAAANAVNSTVAQAAAAAAAAAAARGKWPGAMSGAASGAYGALGAGNASASPLGAPLTPPPSAQSCLLGSRAPGAESRQRQQQQQQLAAVGLPATAAAAQAAVAAAANNMFGSNSSIFSNPLAIPGTAAVAAAAAAAAAANSRQVAATAAAAAAVAAAAGGVGGAPQPGRSRLLEDFRNQRYPNLQLRDLVNHIVEFSQDQHGSRFIQQKLERATAAEKQMVFSEILAAAYSLMTDVFGNYVIQKFFEFGTPEQKNTLGMQVKGHVLQLALQMYGCRVIQKALESISPEQQQEIVHELDGHVLKCVKDQNGNHVVQKCIECVDPVALQFIINAFKGQVYSLSTHPYGCRVIQRILEHCTAEQTTPILDELHEHTEQLIQDQYGNYVIQHVLEHGKQEDKSILINSVRGKVLVLSQHKFASNVVEKCVTHATRGERTGLIDEVCTFNDNALHVMMKDQYANYVVQKMIDVSEPTQLKKLMTKIRPHMAALRKYTYGKHINAKLEKYYMKITNPITVGTGAGGVPASSSAAAVSSGATSASVTACTSGSSTTTTSTTNSLASPTICSVQENGSAMIVEPSSPDASESSSSVVSGAVNSGLGPIGPPTNGNVVL, encoded by the exons GTAAGTTTCGGCCATTCAAAATCCCCTGAAACTATACAGCAAAGTGTT CAACTGTTTCGCTCGCAGAATCCGGGCCTTGCAGCAGTTGCCACAAATGCAgcggccgcagcagcagccgcagcagctgccacATCGGCAGCGAGTGCTGCGGCAGCTGTGGGCGCACCACCCGTTCCCAACGGATCGctgcagcagtcgcagcagcaacagcagcagcagcaacagcagcagcagcagcaacagatgcACATGGCGGCCGCGTCGCAACAATTCTTGGCCGCCCAGCAGGCGCAAAATGCGGCCTATGCCGCCCAACAGGCCACGCCCTACGTCATCAATCCGGGCCAGGAGGCTGCCCCGTATATGGGCATGATTGCCGCCGCCCAGATGCCGCAGTACTACGGAGTAGCGCCCTGGGGCATGTACCCCAGCAATCTGATTCCGCAACAGGGAACGCAGCCGCGCCGCCCCCTCACCCCCTCGCAGCAGGGTGCCGAGAATCAGCCGTATCAG GTCATCCCGGCGTTCCTCGATCACACGGGCTCCTTGCTGATGGGAGGACCCCGCACCGGGACGCCGATGCGCCTGGTTAGCCCCGCCCCCGTTCTGGTGCCCCCGGGCGCCACCCGTGCCGGCCCCCCGCCCCCGCAGGGCCCACAGCTGTACCAGCCGCAGCCGCAGACGGCCCAACAGAATCTCTACTCGCAGCAGAATGGCAGCAGTGTCGGAG GTCTCGCCTTGAACACGAGCTCGTTGACGGGTCGCCGCGACTCCTTCGACCGCAGCACCTCCGCCTTCAGTCCCTCGACCATGGACTACACCAGCAGCGGTGTGGCAGCGGCCGCCAATGCGGTGAACAGCACAGTGGcccaggcagcagcagctgccgcagcagccgccgcagcgCGTGGCAAGTGGCCGGGAGCGATGTCGGGAGCGGCCAGCGGAGCCTACGGCGCACTGGGAGCGGGCAATGCCTCGGCCAGTCCGCTGGGCGCACCACTCACACCGCCGCCGTCGGCGCAATCCTGCTTGTTGGGCAGTCGGGCACCTGGAGCCGAGTCGcgtcagcggcagcagcagcaacagcagctggcCGCCGTTGGTCTGCCGGcgactgcagcagctgccCAGGCAGCGGTGGCCGCGGCTGCCAACAATATGTTCGGATCCAACAGCTCGATCTTCTCGAACCCCCTGGCCATTCCGGGTACCGCAGCCgtggcagcggcggcagcagcagcagcggccgcCAACTCGCGACAGGtggcagcaacggcagcggcagcagcggctgtggcagcagcagccggcggagtgggtggtgcCCCACAGCCGGGAAGATCTCGCCTTCTCGAGGATTTCCGCAACCAGCGGTATCCGAATCTTCAGCTACGCGATCTCGTCAATCACATTGTGGAGTTCTCGCAGGATCAGCACGGCTCGCGGTTTATCCAACAGAAGTTGGAGCGGGCCACCGCTGCCGAGAAGCAAATGGTGTTCAGCGAGATCCTGGCCGCAGCCTATAGCCTGATGACCGATGTCTTTGGCAACTATGTCATCCAGAAGTTCTTTGAGTTCGGCACCCCCGAGCAGAAGAACACGCTGGGCATGCAGGTCAAGGGTCATGTGCTGCAGCTGGCGCTGCAAATGTACGGCTGCCGAGTGATTCAGAAGGCACTGGAGAGCATCTCGCCggaacagcagcaggaaatcGTGCACGAACTGGACGGACATGTGCTGAAGTGCGTCAAGGATCAGAATGGCAATCATGTGGTGCAGAAGTGCATTGAGTGCGTGGACCCGGTGGCGCTGCAGTTCATCATCAATGCGTTCAAGGGTCAGGTCTACTCGCTGAGCACCCATCCGTATGGATGCCGGGTGATCCAGCGGATTCTCGAGCACTGCACTGCCGAACAGACCACGCCCATTTTGGACGAACTGCATGAGCACACCGAACAGTTGATTCAGGACCAATATGGCAACTATGTCATTCAGCATGTGCTTG AACACGGCAAGCAGGAGGACAAGTCCATTCTTATCAACAGCGTGCGCGGCAAGGTACTGGTGCTGTCGCAACACAAGTTCGCCTCAAACGTTGTGGAGAAGTGCGTCACACATGCCACACGCGGCGAACGTACTGGTCTCATAGACGAGGTCTGCACCTTCAACGACAA CGCGTTGCACGTGATGATGAAGGATCAGTATGCCAATTATGTGGTCCAAAAAATGATCGATGTATCGGAGCCGACGCAGCTCAAGAAGCTGATGACCAAGATCCGGCCCCACATGGCCGCCTTGCGCAAGTACACCTACGGCAAGCACATCAATGCCAAGTTGGAGAAGTACTACATGAAGATAACCAATCCCATTACGGTGGGCACAGGCGCTGGCGGAGTGCCGGCCTCCTCGTCGGCGGCAGCAGTCAGCAGTGGTGCCACCTCGGCATCGGTAACCGCCTGCACCAGtggcagcagcaccaccacaaccagcaccaccaacagccTGGCCTCACCCACCATTTGCTCGGTGCAGGAGAACGGCAGCGCCATGATTGTGGAGCCCTCCTCCCCGGACGCCTCCGAGTCCTCGTCGTCGGTGGTGTCAGGCGCTGTCAACAGCGGCTTGGGTCCCATTGGACCCCCGACCAACGGCAACGTTGTGCTGTAA